In Anomaloglossus baeobatrachus isolate aAnoBae1 chromosome 3, aAnoBae1.hap1, whole genome shotgun sequence, one genomic interval encodes:
- the MB21D2 gene encoding nucleotidyltransferase MB21D2 — protein MVQKLDQKLPVANEYLLLSGGVREGVVDLDLDELNVYARGTDYDMDFTLLVPALKLHDRNQPVTLDMRHSALCHSWLSLRLFDEGTITKWKDCCTIVDHINGATNYFFSPTKVADWFHESISIVLSEIQKKPQRGMPKVEKVEKNGTIITIILGVGSSRMMYDIVPVVSFKGWPAVAQSWLMENHFWDGKITEEEVISGFYLVPACSYKGKKDNEWRLSFARSEVQLKKCISSSLMQAYQACKAIIIKLLSRPKAISPYHLRSMMLWACDRLPATYLAQDDYAAHFLLGLIDDLQHCLVNKMCPNYFIPQCNMLEHLSEETVMLHARKLSSVRSDPAEHLRTAIEHVKAANRLTMDIQRRGSTTSIPSPQSDGGDNNQPDDRLAKKLQQLVTENPGKSISVFINPDDVTRPHFRIDDKFF, from the coding sequence ATGGTTCAGAAACTAGACCAGAAGTTGCCTGTAGCCAATGAGTATTTGCTGCTGTCTGGTGGTGTTCGAGAAGGAGTTGTTGACCTGGATCTTGACGAGTTAAATGTTTATGCTCGTGGAACAGACTATGACATGGATTTTACTCTACTTGTGCCAGCTTTAAAACTTCATGACCGAAACCAACCCGTCACCCTGGATATGCGGCATTCTGCACTTTGTCACTCATGGCTTAGCCTTCGACTGTTTGATGAAGGGACCATCACCAAATGGAAAGATTGTTGTACAATAGTTGACCATATCAACGGGGCTACTAACTATTTTTTCTCCCCAACAAAAGTTGCTGACTGGTTCCATGAGTCAATCAGCATTGTGTTGTCTGAGATTCAGAAGAAGCCGCAGAGAGGGATGCCCAAGGTAGAGAAGGTAGAAAAAAATGGTACGATTATTACAATAATTTTAGGCGTCGGTAGCAGTCGCATGATGTACGATATTGTTCCTGTGGTCTCTTTCAAAGGTTGGCCAGCTGTAGCTCAAAGTTGGTtaatggaaaaccatttctgggatGGCAAGATCACAGAAGAAGAAGTAATAAGTGGCTTTTATTTAGTGCCGGCTTGCTCCTATAAGGGTAAAAAAGATAATGAATGGAGGTTGTCATTTGCCAGAAGTGAGGTACAGCTGAAGAAATGCATTTCCAGCAGCTTAATGCAAGCCTACCAAGCTTGTAAAGCCATAATCATAAAGCTCTTATCAAGACCTAAAGctatcagtccataccatctccgcAGTATGATGCTGTGGGCTTGTGACAGACTTCCAGCTACTTACTTGGCTCAAGATGATTACGCTGCCCATTTTCTTTTGGGACTTATTGATGATCTGCAGCATTGCTTAGTCAACAAAATGTGCCCCAATTACTTCATTCCTCAGTGCAATATGCTAGAGCACCTTTCAGAGGAGACTGTTATGTTACATGCTAGGAAGCTCTCCTCTGTGAGGTCCGATCCAGCAGAACACCTCCGAACGGCCATAGAACACGTCAAGGCAGCAAACCGGCTCACCATGGATATCCAAAGGAGGGGTAGCACCACCAGCATACCTTCACCACAGTCTGATGGCGGAGACAATAATCAACCTGATGACCGGTTAGCCAAAAAATTACAACAACTAGTGACTGAGAACCCAGGAAAATCCATCTCAGTCTTCATTAACCCTGACGATGTAACAAGGCCTCACTTTAGGATTGATGACAAGTTTTTCTGA